A segment of the Zonotrichia albicollis isolate bZonAlb1 chromosome 34, bZonAlb1.hap1, whole genome shotgun sequence genome:
ACGTCTGAGGTCATTGTGACCATGTCTGAGATCATCACATCCTTCCTTGAGGTCATCATGGCCATGTTTGAGATCATTGTGACCATGTCTAAGATCATCATGTCCTTCCTTGGGGTCATCATGGCCATGTCTGAGATCATCACGTCCTTCCTTGAGGTCATCATGGCCATGCTTGTGGTCATTGTAACCAGGTCTGAGATCATCACGTCCTTCCTTGAGGCCATCATGGCCATGCTTGAGGTCATTGTGACCATGTCTGAGATCACCATGTCCTTCCTTGGGATCATCATGGCCATGCTTGAGATCATTGTGACCATGTCTGAGATCATCACGTCCTTCCTTGAGGTCATTGTGACCATGTCTGAGATCACCATGTCCTTCCTTGAGGTCATCATGGCCATGCTTGAGGTCATTGTGACCATCTCTGAAGCCATGGTGGTCAACCTTGGGGTCATGGCGGCCATCCCTGGAGTCATGGTGGTCACCCTTGGGGTTGTTGTGGTCTTCTCCTAAGCTGTGTCCTTCTCTGAGATCATCCTGAACCTTGAGGCCATCAGGGTCATCTCCTCCTTCTCTTGGGTCATCCTGTCCCTCTTTGGGGTCATCAAATCCCTCTTTGGGGTCACCTCGTCCTTCTCTGAGGTCACCTCGTCCTTCTCTTGGGTCGTGTCCCTCTCTGGGGCCACCCTGTCCTTTTCTGGGGTCTTCTGCAGCCGCCCAGCAGAGGCtctggggtctctgctccatctcCAGGGCGTCGGTGGCTTCCTCCACCCTCCTGGGGCCACCTGGCTCCGAGTCCTTGGAgctctcaggggctcctccaaCACCCCTGGAGGGTCTCCCCTGGACCTTCCTGGAGCTCTTGTGACCTTTGGGGACATCTCTGGAGCTTTTGTGACCTTTGGAATCATCTCTGGAGCTCTTGTGACCTTTGGGAACATCTCTGGAGCTTTTGTGACCTTTGGGGACATCACTGGAGCTCTCCAGACCTTCCTGAATGTTCTTAAAGCTCTTGGGActctcctggctgtccctgggacCATCAGGGACATCGCTGGGGCTCTTGGGACCCTCCTGGCTGCCCTTGGAACCTTCTAGAACGTCACTGAAGCTCTTGGGACTCTCAAGGACTTTGTTGGAAGTTTTGGGGCCGTTGGAGACATCTCCAGAGCTCTTGGGACCCTCTGGGCTATCACTGGAAGTGTTGagacccccagagctgccactggAGCTTGTGGGACCTTCTGGGCCATCACTGGAGTTTGTGGGACCTTCTGGGCCATCACTGGAGCTCCTGGAACCACCTGGGCCATCACTGGAGGTTGTGGGACCACCTGAGACTTCACTGAAACTTGTGGAACCACCTGGGCCATCACTGGAGCTCTTGGGACCTTTGAGGACATCACTGGAGCTCTTGGAACCACCTGGGATGTCACAGGAGCTCTTGGGACCTTTGAGGACATCGCTGGAGCTCATGGGACCACCTGAGACTTTACTAGAACTTGTGGAACCACCTGGATCATCACTGGAGCTCTTGGAACCACCTGGGATATCACCAGAGCTTGTGGGACAACCTGGATCATCACTGGAGCTCTTGACACCCTCAGGTCCATCACAGGAACCCTTGAGAgccccaaaaccaccaccagcaccttctcctccaccttcctcctcttcctcctccacgttcctcctcctcctcctcctcctcctcctgggcgGCCTCGGCCTCAGCCCCCGCCGCTCCCTCAAGGCCCTGCCGGCCCTGCGAGCTCCCAGAGGAGCTCCGAGCAGCGGGACGCCctcggggggcggcggcggagcgggcGGCAGCGAGCTCCAAGTGATCTCCAGCACCTTGAGCGCGTCCTCGAAGGCGAACTCGCGcttgagctccagcagcagccagcggTAGCAGAAGAGGAGATCGTGAGCTCCGCGCGCCGCCAGGAAAGCCCAGAACTGCGGGTCGGCGCGGCGCAGCAGCCGGCGGAGGTGACCGAAGGCGCGAGCCAACCCGCGGCCTCCGGGCCGGAAGCGCGGAGCTAAGCGGCGCATCAGCGAGCAGAAGCACAGGAAGGCCTGAGCCTCGTCGTCCAGCACGGCCAACAGCGGAGCCGCCACGTCCGACATGCCCTGGCAGTAGGAGAGGCGCGGGTGGCCCAGCGCGAAGGTGGTGAGCAGCGCCTGCAGCGCCGCCAGGTGAGGGTGCCCCTCCTCGGGGCCGCCGAAGTAGGGGTGGGCGCGGTCGGTGCGCACCACGTCCTTGCGCACGGCCGCCGCCACCTGCGCCAGCTCGGCCGGAGCGGCGCGGGCGGCCAGCGCCACCTTGAGCGAGGAGTACTCGGCCGCCTTGAGGCGCAGGTGGGACAGGCGCTCCTGGCCCGTCAGGCCGGCGGGGAACACGTTCAGCAGGTAACGCCACACCACCTGGATGAGGGGGAATGGGACAGGTGAGATCATGGACAGACCACCTGTGTGGGGCAAAATGGGACAGGTGAGATCAGGAACACGTTCAGCAGGTAACGCCAGACCACCTGTGTGGGGCAAAATGGGACAGGTGAGATCAGGAACAGGTTCAGCAGGTAACGCCACACCACCTGTGTGGGGGGgaatgggacaggtgagaccaTGGACAGGttcagggacaggtgagatcATGGACAGGTTCAGCAGGTAACGCCACACCACCTGTGTGGGGGAGAATCGGACAGGTGAGACACTGGGAACAGGttcagggacaggtgagatcATGGACAGGttcagggacaggtgagatcAGGAACACGTTCAGCAGGTGACACCACACCACCTGTACAGGGAGAGAGAACAGGTGAGATCATGGACAGGttcagggacaggtgagatcATGGACAGACCACCTGTGTGGGGCAaaatgggacaggtgagacactgGAAACAGGTTCAGCAGGTAACACCAGACCACCTGTACAGGGAGATAGAACAGGTGAGATCATGGACAGGTTCAGCAGGTAACGCCAGACCACCTGTACAGGGAGATAGAACAGGTAAGCACAGGAACACGttcagggacaggtgagatcAGAACACGTTCAGCAGGTAACACCACACCACCTGTGTGGGGCAAAATGGGACAGGTGAGATCATGGACAGGTTCAGCAGGTAATGCCACACCACCTGTGTGGGGCAAAATGGGACAGGTGAGATCATGGACAGGttcagggacaggtgagatcATGGACAGGTTCAGCAGGTAACGCCACACCACCTGTACAGGGCAAAATgggacaggtgagcacaggAACACGTTCAAGGACAGGTGAGATCAGAACACGTTCAGCAGGTAACGCCAGACCACCTGGATGGGGGgaatgggacaggtgagggatcAGGGACACGATCAGCAGGTGACACAAACAGgtgggacatcagggacaggtTCAGCAGGTAACATCACACCACCTGAATGGGAGGAAATGGGGTTAGGGACATCAGGAACTCTCAGGTGTGGGCCAGGATGGATCTGAGGATCCCCAGGTGTGACTCAGGTGACACCAAAACGCCTCAGGTGTGATTGAGATGCAATCACAACCTCCAGGTGAGCCTCAGGGAGGTCAGAGAACCCCCTAAGGTGTGTCTCAGAGAACCCCAGGTGTGACCACAACACCCCCAGGTGTGATCAGAACCCTTCCCAGTTGTGTCCCACACGTGACCACAACCCCCAGGTGTGATCAGAAcccttcccaggtgtgtcccagatGTGATAACAACCCCCAGGTGTCACCAcatgcccccaggtgtgtcccaggtgtgatAACAACCCCCAGGTGTCACCAcgtgcccccaggtgtgtcccacacATGACCACAACCCCCAGGTGTGATCAGAACCCTTCCCAGATGTGACCACAACCCCCAGGTGTGATCAGAAcccttcccaggtgtgtcccagatGCGATAACAACCCCCAGGTGTGATCAGAACccttcccagctgtgtcccagatGTGACAACAACCCCCAGGTGCGATCAGAAcccttcccaggtgtgtcccagatGTGATAACAACCCCCAGGTGCGATCAGAAcccttcccaggtgtgtcccagatGTGACCACAACCCCCAGGTGTGATCAGAAcccttcccaggtgtgtcccaggtgtgacAACAACCCCCAGGTGTGATCAGAAcccttcccaggtgtgtcccacacGTGACCACAACCCCCAGGTGTCACCACAttcccccaggtgtgtcccagatGCAATCACAACCCCCAGGTGTGATCAGAAcccttcccaggtgtgtcccaggtgtgatAACAACCCCCAGGTGTCACCACAttcccccaggtgtgtcccagatGTGACCACaacccccaggtgtgtcccagatGCGATAACAACCCCCAGGTGTGACCAGAACActtcccaggtgtgtcccagatGCGATAAGAACCTCCAGGTGTCATCAGAACCCTTCTCAGGTGTGTCCCACACGTGACCACAAGCCCCAGGTGTGATCAGAAcccttcccaggtgtgtcccagatGTGATAACAACCCCCAGGTGTCACCAcgtgcccccaggtgtgtcccaggtgcaTCTCTGAGCTCTCACCTTGCGCAGGCCGGGCTCGACGCCGCCGTGGAAGACGTGCAGCCGCAGGTCGTGGGGCCGCAGCAGGCGCCCACCTGGGCCCAGGTACGACCTCAGGTCGGCGTCGCTCAGGGGGGCGCAGGGCGGGGgcgggggagggggcggggacacgGCCGGGGTCCCCTCGGGCCACGCCAGGGCCGCCTGTGCCCGCGCCAGCGTCCGGCCCACCTGTGGGAACAGCACAGGTGACACtcggagggcactgggagcacccAAGAGGAGCTCCAGCAGTTCGAGGCATTCcaggtgtgtctcacctgtgccaggtgtgcctcacctgtgccagcagagcctgggtgAAGGGCAGGGCCGCCGCCAGCAGCGAGCGGCGCTCGGGGACC
Coding sequences within it:
- the TBC1D25 gene encoding TBC1 domain family member 25 isoform X17, with product MAATAGGGASPGGGGGAALEEECEVVRVRVKKNEGQQPPEFRSFAVDPQITSLDVLQHILARAFDLQGKKSFVLSFAARDGQGQDTFVPLLSDGDLANAFNCARPTLRLRLDVRNPPDSPLLEDWDIISPREVAAAEPVPERRSLLAAALPFTQALLAQVGRTLARAQAALAWPEGTPAVSPPPPPPPPCAPLSDADLRSYLGPGGRLLRPHDLRLHVFHGGVEPGLRKVVWRYLLNVFPAGLTGQERLSHLRLKAAEYSSLKVALAARAAPAELAQVAAAVRKDVVRTDRAHPYFGGPEEGHPHLAALQALLTTFALGHPRLSYCQGMSDVAAPLLAVLDDEAQAFLCFCSLMRRLAPRFRPGGRGLARAFGHLRRLLRRADPQFWAFLAARGAHDLLFCYRWLLLELKREFAFEDALKVLEITWSSLPPAPPPPPEGVPLLGAPLGARRAGRALRERRGLRPRPPRRRRRRRRRNVEEEEEEGGGEGAGGGFGALKGSCDGPEGVKSSSDDPGCPTSSGDIPGGSKSSSDDPGGSTSSSKVSGGPMSSSDVLKGPKSSCDIPGGSKSSSDVLKGPKSSSDGPGGSRSSSDGPEGPTSSSGSSGGLNTSSDSPEGPKSSGDVSNGPKTSNKVLESPKSFSDVLEGSKGSQEGPKSPSDVPDGPRDSQESPKSFKNIQEGLESSSDVPKGHKSSRDVPKGHKSSRDDSKGHKSSRDVPKGHKSSRKVQGRPSRGVGGAPESSKDSEPGGPRRVEEATDALEMEQRPQSLCWAAAEDPRKGQGGPREGHDPREGRGDLREGRGDPKEGFDDPKEGQDDPREGGDDPDGLKVQDDLREGHSLGEDHNNPKGDHHDSRDGRHDPKVDHHGFRDGHNDLKHGHDDLKEGHGDLRHGHNDLKEGRDDLRHGHNDLKEGRDDLRHGHDDPKEGHDDLRHGHNDLKHGHDDLKEGCDDLRHGHNDLRRGHDDPKEGCDDLRRGHDDLKEERDDLRHGHNDLKRGHDDLKEGRDDLRCGHNDLKDGRDDLKEGRDDLRHGHNELRHGHNDLKRGHDDLKEGSDDLRHGHNDLKHGHDDPKEGRDDLRRGHNDLRHGHNDLKEGRDDLKHGHDDLKEGRDDLRRGHNDLKHGHDDLKEGRGDLRHGHDDPKEGCGHPSHGHDDPRHDHHDPKDIHDDLKHGHHHHPKDDHVHHDLTDHPIRTTRHHPTTPDDPWGGRWAWEDPSTTSSSSSCSSCSSSSSSSDEEVTVEDDGAPLPPPEELGQGNPFLLFVCLAMLLEQRDAVMARGGDYNEVAMHFDRLVRRHQLPRVLRRAKALFARYLEGWGATAPGGPPAGPPSG
- the TBC1D25 gene encoding TBC1 domain family member 25 isoform X13, which codes for MAATAGGGASPGGGGGAALEEECEVVRVRVKKNEGQQPPEFRSFAVDPQITSLDVLQHILARAFDLQGKKSFVLSFAARDGQGQDTFVPLLSDGDLANAFNCARPTLRLRLDVRNPPDSPLLEDWDIISPREVAAAEPVPERRSLLAAALPFTQALLAQVGRTLARAQAALAWPEGTPAVSPPPPPPPPCAPLSDADLRSYLGPGGRLLRPHDLRLHVFHGGVEPGLRKVVWRYLLNVFPAGLTGQERLSHLRLKAAEYSSLKVALAARAAPAELAQVAAAVRKDVVRTDRAHPYFGGPEEGHPHLAALQALLTTFALGHPRLSYCQGMSDVAAPLLAVLDDEAQAFLCFCSLMRRLAPRFRPGGRGLARAFGHLRRLLRRADPQFWAFLAARGAHDLLFCYRWLLLELKREFAFEDALKVLEITWSSLPPAPPPPPEGVPLLGAPLGARRAGRALRERRGLRPRPPRRRRRRRRRNVEEEEEEGGGEGAGGGFGALKGSCDGPEGVKSSSDDPGCPTSSGDIPGGSKSSSDDPGGSTSSSKVSGGPMSSSDVLKGPKSSCDIPGGSKSSSDVLKGPKSSSDGPGGSTSFSEVSGGPTTSSDGPGGSRSSSDGPEGPTNSSDGPEGPTSSSGSSGGLNTSSDSPEGPKSSGDVSNGPKTSNKVLESPKSFSDVLEGSKGSQEGPKSPSDVPDGPRDSQESPKSFKNIQEGLESSSDVPKGHKSSRDVPKGHKSSRDDSKGHKSSRDVPKGHKSSRKVQGRPSRGVGGAPESSKDSEPGGPRRVEEATDALEMEQRPQSLCWAAAEDPRKGQGGPREGHDPREGRGDLREGRGDPKEGFDDPKEGQDDPREGGDDPDGLKVQDDLREGHSLGEDHNNPKGDHHDSRDGRHDPKVDHHGFRDGHNDLKHGHDDLKEGHGDLRHGHNDLKEGRDDLRHGHNDLKEGRDDLRHGHDDPKEGHDDLRHGHNDLKHGHDDLKEGCDDLRHGHNDLRRGHDDPKEGCDDLRRGHDDLKEERDDLRHGHNDLKRGHDDLKEGRDDLRCGHNDLKDGRDDLKEGRDDLRHGHNELRHGHNDLKRGHDDLKEGSDDLRHGHNDLKHGHDDPKEGRDDLRRGHNDLRHGHNDLKEGRDDLKHGHDDLRHGHDDPKEGCGHPSHGHDDPRHDHHDPKDIHDDLKHGHHHHPKDDHVHHDLTDHPIRTTRHHPTTPDDPWGGRWAWEDPSTTSSSSSCSSCSSSSSSSDEEVTVEDDGAPLPPPEELGQGNPFLLFVCLAMLLEQRDAVMARGGDYNEVAMHFDRLVRRHQLPRVLRRAKALFARYLEGWGATAPGGPPAGPPSG
- the TBC1D25 gene encoding TBC1 domain family member 25 isoform X6; the encoded protein is MAATAGGGASPGGGGGAALEEECEVVRVRVKKNEGQQPPEFRSFAVDPQITSLDVLQHILARAFDLQGKKSFVLSFAARDGQGQDTFVPLLSDGDLANAFNCARPTLRLRLDVRNPPDSPLLEDWDIISPREVAAAEPVPERRSLLAAALPFTQALLAQVGRTLARAQAALAWPEGTPAVSPPPPPPPPCAPLSDADLRSYLGPGGRLLRPHDLRLHVFHGGVEPGLRKVVWRYLLNVFPAGLTGQERLSHLRLKAAEYSSLKVALAARAAPAELAQVAAAVRKDVVRTDRAHPYFGGPEEGHPHLAALQALLTTFALGHPRLSYCQGMSDVAAPLLAVLDDEAQAFLCFCSLMRRLAPRFRPGGRGLARAFGHLRRLLRRADPQFWAFLAARGAHDLLFCYRWLLLELKREFAFEDALKVLEITWSSLPPAPPPPPEGVPLLGAPLGARRAGRALRERRGLRPRPPRRRRRRRRRNVEEEEEEGGGEGAGGGFGALKGSCDGPEGVKSSSDDPGCPTSSGDIPGGSKSSSDDPGGSTSSSKVSGGPMSSSDVLKGPKSSCDIPGGSKSSSDVLKGPKSSSDGPGGSTSFSEVSGGPTTSSDGPGGSRSSSDGPEGPTNSSDGPEGPTSSSGSSGGLNTSSDSPEGPKSSGDVSNGPKTSNKVLESPKSFSDVLEGSKGSQEGPKSPSDVPDGPRDSQESPKSFKNIQEGLESSSDVPKGHKSSRDDSKGHKSSRDVPKGHKSSRKVQGRPSRGVGGAPESSKDSEPGGPRRVEEATDALEMEQRPQSLCWAAAEDPRKGQGGPREGHDPREGRGDLREGRGDPKEGFDDPKEGQDDPREGGDDPDGLKVQDDLREGHSLGEDHNNPKGDHHDSRDGRHDPKVDHHGFRDGHNDLKHGHDDLKEGHGDLRHGHNDLKEGRDDLRHGHNDLKEGRDDLRHGHDDPKEGHDDLRHGHNDLKHGHDDLKEGCDDLRHGHNDLRRGHDDPKEGCDDLRRGHDDLKEERDDLRHGHNDLKRGHDDLKEGRDDLRCGHNDLKDGRDDLKEGRDDLRHGHNELRHGHNDLKRGHDDLKEGSDDLRHGHNDLKHGHDDPKEGRDDLRRGHNDLRHGHNDLKEGRDDLKHGHDDLKEGRDDLRRGHNDLKHGHDDLKEGRGDLRHGHDDPKEGCGHPSHGHDDPRHDHHDPKDIHDDLKHGHHHHPKDDHVHHDLTDHPIRTTRHHPTTPDDPWGGRWAWEDPSTTSSSSSCSSCSSSSSSSDEEVTVEDDGAPLPPPEELGQGNPFLLFVCLAMLLEQRDAVMARGGDYNEVAMHFDRLVRRHQLPRVLRRAKALFARYLEGWGATAPGGPPAGPPSG
- the TBC1D25 gene encoding TBC1 domain family member 25 isoform X12 — protein: MAATAGGGASPGGGGGAALEEECEVVRVRVKKNEGQQPPEFRSFAVDPQITSLDVLQHILARAFDLQGKKSFVLSFAARDGQGQDTFVPLLSDGDLANAFNCARPTLRLRLDVRNPPDSPLLEDWDIISPREVAAAEPVPERRSLLAAALPFTQALLAQVGRTLARAQAALAWPEGTPAVSPPPPPPPPCAPLSDADLRSYLGPGGRLLRPHDLRLHVFHGGVEPGLRKVVWRYLLNVFPAGLTGQERLSHLRLKAAEYSSLKVALAARAAPAELAQVAAAVRKDVVRTDRAHPYFGGPEEGHPHLAALQALLTTFALGHPRLSYCQGMSDVAAPLLAVLDDEAQAFLCFCSLMRRLAPRFRPGGRGLARAFGHLRRLLRRADPQFWAFLAARGAHDLLFCYRWLLLELKREFAFEDALKVLEITWSSLPPAPPPPPEGVPLLGAPLGARRAGRALRERRGLRPRPPRRRRRRRRRNVEEEEEEGGGEGAGGGFGALKGSCDGPEGVKSSSDDPGCPTSSGDIPGGSKSSSDDPGGSTSSSKVSGGPMSSSDVLKGPKSSCDIPGGSKSSSDVLKGPKSSSDGPGGSTSFSEVSGGPTTSSDGPGGSRSSSDGPEGPTNSSDGPEGPTSSSGSSGGLNTSSDSPEGPKSSGDVSNGPKTSNKVLESPKSFSDVLEGSKGSQEGPKSPSDVPDGPRDSQESPKSFKNIQEGLESSSDVPKGHKSSRDVPKGHKSSRDDSKGHKSSRDVPKGHKSSRKVQGRPSRGVGGAPESSKDSEPGGPRRVEEATDALEMEQRPQSLCWAAAEDPRKGQGGPREGHDPREGRGDLREGRGDPKEGFDDPKEGQDDPREGGDDPDGLKVQDDLREGHSLGEDHNNPKGDHHDSRDGRHDPKVDHHGFRDGHNDLKHGHDDLKEGHGDLRHGHNDLKEGRDDLRHGHNDLKEGRDDLRHGHDDPKEGHDDLRHGHNDLKHGHDDLKEGCDDLRHGHNDLRRGHDDPKEGCDDLRRGHDDLKEERDDLRHGHNDLKRGHDDLKEGRDDLRCGHNDLKDGRDDLKEGRDDLRHGHNELRHGHNDLKRGHDDLKEGSDDLRHGHNDLKHGHDDPKEGRDDLRRGHNDLRHGHNDLKHGHDDLKEGRGDLRHGHDDPKEGCGHPSHGHDDPRHDHHDPKDIHDDLKHGHHHHPKDDHVHHDLTDHPIRTTRHHPTTPDDPWGGRWAWEDPSTTSSSSSCSSCSSSSSSSDEEVTVEDDGAPLPPPEELGQGNPFLLFVCLAMLLEQRDAVMARGGDYNEVAMHFDRLVRRHQLPRVLRRAKALFARYLEGWGATAPGGPPAGPPSG
- the TBC1D25 gene encoding TBC1 domain family member 25 isoform X4, with amino-acid sequence MAATAGGGASPGGGGGAALEEECEVVRVRVKKNEGQQPPEFRSFAVDPQITSLDVLQHILARAFDLQGKKSFVLSFAARDGQGQDTFVPLLSDGDLANAFNCARPTLRLRLDVRNPPDSPLLEDWDIISPREVAAAEPVPERRSLLAAALPFTQALLAQVGRTLARAQAALAWPEGTPAVSPPPPPPPPCAPLSDADLRSYLGPGGRLLRPHDLRLHVFHGGVEPGLRKVVWRYLLNVFPAGLTGQERLSHLRLKAAEYSSLKVALAARAAPAELAQVAAAVRKDVVRTDRAHPYFGGPEEGHPHLAALQALLTTFALGHPRLSYCQGMSDVAAPLLAVLDDEAQAFLCFCSLMRRLAPRFRPGGRGLARAFGHLRRLLRRADPQFWAFLAARGAHDLLFCYRWLLLELKREFAFEDALKVLEITWSSLPPAPPPPPEGVPLLGAPLGARRAGRALRERRGLRPRPPRRRRRRRRRNVEEEEEEGGGEGAGGGFGALKGSCDGPEGVKSSSDDPGCPTSSGDIPGGSKSSSDDPGGSTSSSKVSGGPMSSSDVLKGPKSSCDIPGGSKSSSDVLKGPKSSSDGPGGPTTSSDGPGGSRSSSDGPEGPTNSSDGPEGPTSSSGSSGGLNTSSDSPEGPKSSGDVSNGPKTSNKVLESPKSFSDVLEGSKGSQEGPKSPSDVPDGPRDSQESPKSFKNIQEGLESSSDVPKGHKSSRDVPKGHKSSRDDSKGHKSSRDVPKGHKSSRKVQGRPSRGVGGAPESSKDSEPGGPRRVEEATDALEMEQRPQSLCWAAAEDPRKGQGGPREGHDPREGRGDLREGRGDPKEGFDDPKEGQDDPREGGDDPDGLKVQDDLREGHSLGEDHNNPKGDHHDSRDGRHDPKVDHHGFRDGHNDLKHGHDDLKEGHGDLRHGHNDLKEGRDDLRHGHNDLKEGRDDLRHGHDDPKEGHDDLRHGHNDLKHGHDDLKEGCDDLRHGHNDLRRGHDDPKEGCDDLRRGHDDLKEERDDLRHGHNDLKRGHDDLKEGRDDLRCGHNDLKDGRDDLKEGRDDLRHGHNELRHGHNDLKRGHDDLKEGSDDLRHGHNDLKHGHDDPKEGRDDLRRGHNDLRHGHNDLKEGRDDLKHGHDDLKEGRDDLRRGHNDLKHGHDDLKEGRGDLRHGHDDPKEGCGHPSHGHDDPRHDHHDPKDIHDDLKHGHHHHPKDDHVHHDLTDHPIRTTRHHPTTPDDPWGGRWAWEDPSTTSSSSSCSSCSSSSSSSDEEVTVEDDGAPLPPPEELGQGNPFLLFVCLAMLLEQRDAVMARGGDYNEVAMHFDRLVRRHQLPRVLRRAKALFARYLEGWGATAPGGPPAGPPSG
- the TBC1D25 gene encoding TBC1 domain family member 25 isoform X10, with the protein product MAATAGGGASPGGGGGAALEEECEVVRVRVKKNEGQQPPEFRSFAVDPQITSLDVLQHILARAFDLQGKKSFVLSFAARDGQGQDTFVPLLSDGDLANAFNCARPTLRLRLDVRNPPDSPLLEDWDIISPREVAAAEPVPERRSLLAAALPFTQALLAQVGRTLARAQAALAWPEGTPAVSPPPPPPPPCAPLSDADLRSYLGPGGRLLRPHDLRLHVFHGGVEPGLRKVVWRYLLNVFPAGLTGQERLSHLRLKAAEYSSLKVALAARAAPAELAQVAAAVRKDVVRTDRAHPYFGGPEEGHPHLAALQALLTTFALGHPRLSYCQGMSDVAAPLLAVLDDEAQAFLCFCSLMRRLAPRFRPGGRGLARAFGHLRRLLRRADPQFWAFLAARGAHDLLFCYRWLLLELKREFAFEDALKVLEITWSSLPPAPPPPPEGVPLLGAPLGARRAGRALRERRGLRPRPPRRRRRRRRRNVEEEEEEGGGEGAGGGFGALKGSCDGPEGVKSSSDDPGCPTSSGDIPGGSKSSSDDPGGSTSSSKVSGGSKSSSDVLKGPKSSSDGPGGSTSFSEVSGGPTTSSDGPGGSRSSSDGPEGPTNSSDGPEGPTSSSGSSGGLNTSSDSPEGPKSSGDVSNGPKTSNKVLESPKSFSDVLEGSKGSQEGPKSPSDVPDGPRDSQESPKSFKNIQEGLESSSDVPKGHKSSRDVPKGHKSSRDDSKGHKSSRDVPKGHKSSRKVQGRPSRGVGGAPESSKDSEPGGPRRVEEATDALEMEQRPQSLCWAAAEDPRKGQGGPREGHDPREGRGDLREGRGDPKEGFDDPKEGQDDPREGGDDPDGLKVQDDLREGHSLGEDHNNPKGDHHDSRDGRHDPKVDHHGFRDGHNDLKHGHDDLKEGHGDLRHGHNDLKEGRDDLRHGHNDLKEGRDDLRHGHDDPKEGHDDLRHGHNDLKHGHDDLKEGCDDLRHGHNDLRRGHDDPKEGCDDLRRGHDDLKEERDDLRHGHNDLKRGHDDLKEGRDDLRCGHNDLKDGRDDLKEGRDDLRHGHNELRHGHNDLKRGHDDLKEGSDDLRHGHNDLKHGHDDPKEGRDDLRRGHNDLRHGHNDLKEGRDDLKHGHDDLKEGRDDLRRGHNDLKHGHDDLKEGRGDLRHGHDDPKEGCGHPSHGHDDPRHDHHDPKDIHDDLKHGHHHHPKDDHVHHDLTDHPIRTTRHHPTTPDDPWGGRWAWEDPSTTSSSSSCSSCSSSSSSSDEEVTVEDDGAPLPPPEELGQGNPFLLFVCLAMLLEQRDAVMARGGDYNEVAMHFDRLVRRHQLPRVLRRAKALFARYLEGWGATAPGGPPAGPPSG
- the TBC1D25 gene encoding TBC1 domain family member 25 isoform X24, with the protein product MAATAGGGASPGGGGGAALEEECEVVRVRVKKNEGQQPPEFRSFAVDPQITSLDVLQHILARAFDLQGKKSFVLSFAARDGQGQDTFVPLLSDGDLANAFNCARPTLRLRLDVRNPPDSPLLEDWDIISPREVAAAEPVPERRSLLAAALPFTQALLAQVGRTLARAQAALAWPEGTPAVSPPPPPPPPCAPLSDADLRSYLGPGGRLLRPHDLRLHVFHGGVEPGLRKVVWRYLLNVFPAGLTGQERLSHLRLKAAEYSSLKVALAARAAPAELAQVAAAVRKDVVRTDRAHPYFGGPEEGHPHLAALQALLTTFALGHPRLSYCQGMSDVAAPLLAVLDDEAQAFLCFCSLMRRLAPRFRPGGRGLARAFGHLRRLLRRADPQFWAFLAARGAHDLLFCYRWLLLELKREFAFEDALKVLEITWSSLPPAPPPPPEGVPLLGAPLGARRAGRALRERRGLRPRPPRRRRRRRRRNVEEEEEEGGGEGAGGGFGALKGSCDGPEGVKSSSDDPGCPTSSGDIPGGSKSSSDDPGGSTSSSKVSGGPMSSSDVLKGPKSSCDIPGGSKSSSDVLKGPKSSSDGPGGSTSFSEVSGGPTTSSDGPGGSRSSSDGPEGPTNSSDGPEGPTSSSGSSGGLNTSSDSPEGPKSSGDVSNGPKTSNKVLESPKSFSDVLEGSKGSQEGPKSPSDVPDGPRDSQESPKSFKNIQEGLESSSDVPKGHKSSRDVPKGHKSSRDDSKGHKSSRDVPKGHKSSRKVQGRPSRGVGGAPESSKDSEPGGPRRVEEATDALEMEQRPQSLCWAAAEDPRKGQGGPREGHDPREGRGDLREGRGDPKEGFDDPKEGQDDPREGGDDPDGLKVQDDLREGHSLGEDHNNPKGDHHDSRDGRHDPKVDHHGFRDGHNDLKHGHDDLKEGHGDLRHGHNDLKEGRDDLRHGHNDLKEGRDDLRHGHDDPKEGHDDLRHGHNDLKHGHDDLKEGCDDLRHGHNDLRRGHDDPKEGCDDLRRGHDDLKEERDDLRHGHNDLKRGHDDLKEGRDDLRCGHNDLKDGRDDLKEGRDDLRHGHNELRHGHNDLKRGHDDLKEGSDDLRHGHNDLKHGHDDPKEGRDDLRRGHNDLRHGHNDLRHGHDDPKEGCGHPSHGHDDPRHDHHDPKDIHDDLKHGHHHHPKDDHVHHDLTDHPIRTTRHHPTTPDDPWGGRWAWEDPSTTSSSSSCSSCSSSSSSSDEEVTVEDDGAPLPPPEELGQGNPFLLFVCLAMLLEQRDAVMARGGDYNEVAMHFDRLVRRHQLPRVLRRAKALFARYLEGWGATAPGGPPAGPPSG